The following coding sequences lie in one Hyalangium gracile genomic window:
- a CDS encoding ATP-binding protein gives MTYHPLLERQLRRFFGELDRLPPGLEPFLAAVSDAYRASDEDGRLLERSLELMSRELTERNDELRGELAGRQRIEEALLQEKAEQAALFRKLEETHSQLLQSEKMATIGQLAASLAHEINNPIGFVNSNLGTLRGYVTDLLELITAFEAEEERLGEAARQRIATVKKQVDLALLREDSRSLLDESAEGIRRVRQIIRDLTEFSHVDDARWRLVDLHKGLESTLNIVHNEVRHVADVLKEYGELPEVECLPSQLNQVFLNMLVNATHAIKGRRGTITVRTGRQDGGHVFVEISDTGEGIPPENLKRIFEPFFTTKPVGKGTGLGLALSAGIVARHHGRIEVRSEVGAGTTFRIILPVKHVAQPVAAPA, from the coding sequence GTGACCTACCACCCGCTGCTCGAGCGACAGCTTCGGCGGTTCTTCGGTGAGCTGGATCGGCTGCCACCGGGCCTGGAGCCATTCCTGGCCGCGGTGAGCGACGCCTACCGGGCCTCGGACGAGGATGGGCGCCTGCTCGAGCGCTCCCTGGAGCTGATGTCCCGGGAGCTGACGGAGCGCAACGACGAGCTGCGCGGCGAGCTTGCGGGCCGGCAGCGCATCGAGGAGGCGCTCCTCCAGGAGAAGGCCGAGCAGGCGGCGCTGTTCCGCAAGCTGGAGGAGACGCACAGCCAGCTCCTGCAGTCGGAGAAGATGGCCACCATCGGGCAGCTCGCCGCCAGCCTGGCGCACGAGATCAACAACCCCATCGGGTTCGTGAACAGCAACCTGGGCACCCTGCGCGGCTACGTGACGGATCTGCTCGAGCTCATCACCGCCTTCGAGGCGGAGGAGGAGCGGCTCGGCGAGGCCGCCCGCCAGCGCATCGCCACCGTCAAGAAGCAGGTGGACCTGGCGCTCCTCCGGGAGGACTCCAGGTCGCTGCTCGACGAGTCCGCGGAGGGGATCCGCCGGGTGCGACAGATCATCCGGGACCTGACGGAGTTCTCCCACGTGGACGACGCGCGGTGGCGCCTGGTGGATCTGCACAAGGGGCTCGAGAGCACGCTCAACATCGTGCACAACGAGGTCCGCCACGTGGCGGACGTGCTCAAGGAGTACGGCGAGCTGCCGGAGGTGGAGTGCCTGCCGTCCCAGCTCAACCAGGTCTTCCTGAACATGCTGGTCAACGCCACCCACGCCATCAAGGGCCGGCGAGGGACGATCACCGTGCGCACCGGCAGGCAGGATGGCGGGCACGTGTTCGTCGAGATCTCCGACACCGGCGAGGGAATTCCGCCCGAGAACCTCAAGCGCATCTTCGAGCCGTTCTTCACCACCAAGCCGGTGGGGAAGGGGACGGGGCTGGGGCTGGCGCTCTCCGCCGGCATCGTCGCCCGCCACCACGGCCGCATCGAGGTGCGCAGCGAGGTGGGGGCGGGCACCACGTTCCGGATCATCCTGCCCGTGAAGCATGTGGCG